The sequence below is a genomic window from Vigna radiata var. radiata cultivar VC1973A unplaced genomic scaffold, Vradiata_ver6 scaffold_7, whole genome shotgun sequence.
AATTCAAAGCAACTTTCATCAACACGAATTGatcttgatataatttttaaattaaataacgtaACACAAATTCCCTGAGGAGAACgattcttttcttatcactgtattacttgtaacgatttggtatacttgccaaaaaatTATCAAGTTTTTGGCGCAGCGAAAATACTTACCACTATACTACAAGGAGAAGAgggataaagaaagaagaaagaaagagaaagagaaagagaagagaaaaaaagagtatatttaaaattttttttattgcgaagaaaatcaaattccaaccctaatcaaataattttattataaatgactaaccattagaaaagaaaaactaaaaataataataaataactgtTATTTTGGCCTACAAAAATCAAGTGTAGCCCTTTTGTATCAACATAGTCTACTCAAAACAAAGAAACGTAGATTTATTTTCTGGAAATATGATGGTTGAGTGGGATGTGATAAAAGTGGGTCACTATCATTTTCCCTTTAAGAAAAAACGACATGATATCTTGAGGGTTTGatggtttttctttcttatattggATTAATCGCCTCTAATTATTTCGGTCTGCTATAATATAATCCAAAGCGAATTTCAACAATGGAGAACAATGATGAGATTAAACTGGAACACAATAACTGGTGATaagattaaacaaaatatatcattaataaaaaaaagagttaagcTAATTAAGAATTACATAAATATCTCCTAATTCTAAAGAAATCCCACTTAATAAAGCTATAAATATTATTCCAGCAAACCGAAATTTGTCTCTATCAAGGCAATAATTAGCTAACTCATCATAAACAAAACAGTGACTTCTGCTTCATATATCAACATAGATAAACATCTCCATCCAACACAATCTCcagaaaaaacaaattgtacatttttaaaagattcAATCATCAATTTTACTTTCACAGCTTATAACCTCCATAAAGTGAtaaatttacaattatataaaagaaaaagattgtaAAAGGACGGAATAGAAGTTATAATTTCTCATTCTATATTTGTTTCATTGCTTCAAAGAATATAAATGAGAATTATAGGAATCATAAATTGCTAAACGTTAAAGACTGAGTTGAGAgtctattattaaataaaaataaaaaaattgattagtatgtaaaataataaagatcCACAGACGTTAggtgttaaaataaaattttatattaaacgtGATATCACATCACAGCTCTTATATCTACAATTTATATctcacaaataaaaatttaaacaattatttgtCTTATTGTCCTACTCAGTTGTAGGAAGACAAATACGTTTCTTGCGGAAATATTCAATAGAAAATTTTCTAACAaagattgttttatatattattcaaagtTATTGCCAGAGTTTCTTTCCCAATCAACTACGACAACGCCGATTTGTTTAACCAAACTCTTCTTTGAAAAAATGAACTCAGTTTACGAAAGGAGATGTCAGGTCAAATTTTGGCACCATTggacaaaataattttaacagtattaatttaaaataaaaagagaataagtaaaataattataaaaaataatttggttttaAAGTATCACCATCCCAAAGTTTACATACCCTAATTGCAATGTCGTATTCATTTTGGAAATTGGAGAATCCTCTCGGATATCgtcataaaataatttctcgAAAGCACGAGATGCCAAACAACCATGAAAACAACAGAGTTTCACTTAGAAGAACAGGAACTcagaaaaatatcattaaagaTATAGTTTATAGACACATTGTTATAAAAGctgagaatgaaaaaaaataaagattactaataataatctctaaaaaagaataaaaataaattcagaatatttttaagaaaaaaataaaaaaagaagtatGAAACTAAGAGAAGAAAGACAAAACAAGAATGATTTGTGATAATAATTTCGAAATGATGAAATGTTTTACTTATAAAACTGGTAAACCAGATCCACAATTTAAAAGATCAAAAACgtatgtcaaaatatattttaagaaatttatttttatttcttaaataaaatagaaacgTTGCAATTTATAAAAACGTTGACAGCTTGCATATTCGAAACTATCTATAAGGACGCCGATGCTTTGAcaagaaaaaagacaaaatatataaatatgagaagttcaaataataatattataattataattatattattttttaatttaaaatcataataaatattattatattattaaaattgatgtcaaatcattatttttttagaaaataatattttgacaccaattttttgatattattttaaaactgcacacgtgtcaagatgtgattggacgattttaaattaaaagaaaactttgatttttttcttctaaatatgttattattttagttttttaatttgaaatcatccaatcacgttttaacacgtgtgcagtattaaaataatgtcaaaaattgatgtgaaaatatcatttcctattttttttttaacatgcgTGTCAAAGTAACTTTTCTCTAtctataaaacaaaacattggAATTAAAAGCTTGCTGTACAAGGTCGTAAATGTCTTCCACATTTGATGGCTTCCGCAAGTGATTGTACGAAgattttgcaatattatattaaaaaataaaacatgtaaccCCCGAAATGGAGACATTGTTTATACAAAATGTcattattaacatatttgaaAAATCAACAAGTCGAAGGAGGCCCTTGAAACACGTCACAGTTTGGAAATGAGAGATTCCTGCTCGATATCACGATAAAAAAATCTCTTGAAAGCATCCATGTGAGATGCTTGGAGGGAGATGGCCACAATGATCCCATCCCCATTAGCGTCATTCAAAAGAAACGCTTTTCCTTCAGAATCCATGTATCCAGGGCCAAAATACACAGGTTCTCCCCATCCAAAATCCGCATCCTTGAAAGAGAAATTCATCCAACTCACAACAAAAAGATTAGGGTTCCCCTTGTATGCTCCCTTATGAACACTTGGGGCAGGGTAGTGAAAATTGTACCTAATCAAATTCATGTCTTTCTCCTTATCTATGTAATCAAGTGCAGACTCCACAAACTCCCCCGTCACTCTTTCAATCGCCGCCCTCACATTCCCAACCGCATAACTCAATGGCCTCTCCATGATTTCACCAAAAGAGCATGCTGTCATTGTAGGAAATGCTGTGTTCCCTGCGTAATCTTCTGGAAGAGGTGGCTTCATTCGGTGCCTACAATTAACCAAAGTGGTCAACCTCGTAGGTTGCTCCCTTTTCCCTGCATAACGTGCTTTACTCACACATCTCCACAAGTGCCCTGAAATAACCTCAAAAGTTGAATAACGTTGTGAACTAGAACCAGAATTCCCCTTGTGCTTGAGCTTCTTCACTTGTTCACCCGTCAGCTTCACTATTGCAACCGCCACCTTGGTGTCTTTCTCCAATGGACCTAACCAAGGAGGAGGAGGGTGAAACTCCGAATGATCGTGCAACCCCGAATGAGCCTTGTACGAATTCAAAACATTTCGGTCATGGCACGGTGCCCTTTCAATGTTCTCTCCCCGAGCCAACTTGGCCCAGGTGTTCATGAACCGCATGGTTGCGATTCCGTCGATGGCCCCTCGACACAAAGCCGCTCCAATGGTAACGCCACCACAGGGGAACCTCGTAAGCTGCGCAACCAACAACGGCGTGTCCTCAATGGGAACGTCATAATCAATGTTTGGTATGAGCTGTGACACCAAATGGGTAGGCACAAAATCATCCAAATCATCCAAAGTGACATCTTTGCAAATGGCTTCCAAGAGTTGGGCACCCTTGGCGTTACAGTGAAGCTCCCATCGCCCCCCTTGGATCCAACGCAACCTACCCGCAACTGGGTAATAGATTGTCAAGGCCTGGCTTAGAGAGTGCCTAAGAGTGTTGAGAAAAGTTGATGCATCGTGATGAGGGTGTGGCTTGAACACGTAAAGGAGTGGCGCGTGAGTGCGAAGCTTGATTTGCTCGCACAGGGAGAAGAGTGTTTCGTTCGGGGTGGTGTCTGAGGGAAAGACAGTGTATCGAGATTGAATGCTCACCATTCTGTctgtttcattcttttctttggAAAGGACGCTTTATAGTACCTTTGATGCCTCCGTTTGATGCTTCCATAGGTTGTGCTCTGCTTTGACACCTCATGCTATATACGTACGCAGAGACGTCATGTCTTGTAAGACACCATGCTTGATTTGAATTCTCGTACTCTTAAATTATTGAAACTTTGAAAACGAAATTAGGCAGGTTCAATTTCAATTCCGTGAGCCgatttatttttccttgtttAATTCTTCATTTACATGTATATCTTACAATATaatgacaatattttttataacatttgaatattatttttatattattttgtgttttagataaataatatgtagataatatttaaatattataaaaatattatatattattatttatcttataaCATTAATTCTATCATTCACCTTATTTTCTTGAAAACGggaacatttttttacaatctttttaaaaataaatttgcaaTTATAATATGCTAtcaataattatgatttttttccaattttatgtttttataattttaaattatttttatgttgaatcttttcttattttaagctaaaaagaaattttcataAGAAGACATTAAATGCTTCTCCTTATTTAAATAGTGCAATCATTGAAACAACTTATGACAATATTTAATACTGTTATCCAGAAGATggtattttaaattgaaactgCAAAATTGAGTTTCATCCTTTTAGTGtggcttaaatattttttttatttaataaaattacctTTAGTCATGTCAATGCACTGTACACTTGGCTTGAGACAAACTACGACAGATTTGTTTTGTCATATAGCTTCGCTGACAAAAGCAAAACCCTTTATGCGTTTTAAGTAAAAGACAGAAAAATTTCAACTACGTATGGAAGTTATTACATGGATTTTTTCAGCAAGAGTACTGTCAcacacttaaaatttaattttttaaaagaagaataaaaagtaaacaaaaataatatcaaataaatataaaaattttatgttattatttttttttttgtatttaggAAATTTtgattacttaaaaaaaagttaaattttgttaataagtTAGGTAATATTTACTGAACTGAAAAAGTGGTGATAgcatgaataattttaattttgaccaATATTAAAAGGTGAATTATTCATCTTTCATATGAtgttttttctacatttttaatcattataagAATATGTAGTTGATTACGTAATGCTGAAATTGTTAGGAGATGTATAACTTTTctgtataattgattatatattcgATTactaagggtgtgttcacttggaaTGATAGGAGGTGATTGGGAGAGAGTGATTtagtggatttgaagataatattttttgttgtttatttgattgaatttggaggtaaatgagaatgaattttgaagtaaatttttttaatttgtcataaaaactaaatcatacactaattctcacaaactttatttcaaaattcccTCTcgtttatcttcaaattcactcaaataaacaacaaaaaaattaccctcaaattcactcaatcactctcccccaatcacctctGATCACCCTCAAATGAACACACCCTAATGGATGTAATTCAAATTACAAGtaattgtaatcgattataataatgttgtaatcgattatcagcgACAAAAGATTGTGATAGAGTTTATATAGTTATTaatattgtgattgtgatttATGGTTTATatcctattatattataagGTGTCTAAGCGTATAATTaggttataattgattatgatttAAGTTTTAAGTAGATGAAGAGAACCGAATAACATCAATAGAAGTGAATAAATTCATCCACTAAGAAGCACTTTATTAATTCATAAAAGTCAGTGCAAAAACTTaatcataaaacaaaacataatataatcaaatttaagaAGGGTTTGGTGGCCCAAAGTGATGGTGTAGATAATTCATGTCTTCTTTGAGGTGTGTAACTCGAGCATCAATGTTATCAAATATGCTCCAAACAAAGTTTGGAAGATTACAGATCTCATTTTTGTCAGCATAACAAAAGAAGAGTCTTGTCGAGGTGGAGATGGTGGGCGGTCATTATGAATTGGTTGGGCATCATCTTATCTATGAAATCATTGTCCATATGTGTTTTTAAcaaaaccaaacaaacaaataactTCAACACcaattttgaaagacttcttaACTGGTACATAAGGCTCATCATCAagacactagtacaaaaatcccGTACTACGTCACGCAGTCAAAGTCCAATAACATAAAAgacaatgttaaaaatgactaatgacatttttttaaataaattcaatcgctCCACGTCATTTACGAAAACAATTCGTTGTCTAAAATGTATTAACGTCAAACAAGGCCCAGATCGACGTAAAACAATGAAATAGTGGTTTGTTTCTTGCAGTACTACTCCTACCCACATAATGTCAGCTAAGGAAACCAATATAGAGCGTCAAATAAGTTGGAGTTAGACATGATGGTCGTTGGTGTATGCAACCTTAATAATCACATAATGTCAGCTAAGGAAACAGCTGACGtctaatacaaaataaataaatactaaatattgaTGTAATTAATATGACGTCAACTGTAACAAAAGAAGGACGTTGTATATTACAAccaacagttttttttttcttttaaatcaaccCATAA
It includes:
- the LOC106753861 gene encoding spermidine hydroxycinnamoyl transferase-like; translated protein: MVSIQSRYTVFPSDTTPNETLFSLCEQIKLRTHAPLLYVFKPHPHHDASTFLNTLRHSLSQALTIYYPVAGRLRWIQGGRWELHCNAKGAQLLEAICKDVTLDDLDDFVPTHLVSQLIPNIDYDVPIEDTPLLVAQLTRFPCGGVTIGAALCRGAIDGIATMRFMNTWAKLARGENIERAPCHDRNVLNSYKAHSGLHDHSEFHPPPPWLGPLEKDTKVAVAIVKLTGEQVKKLKHKGNSGSSSQRYSTFEVISGHLWRCVSKARYAGKREQPTRLTTLVNCRHRMKPPLPEDYAGNTAFPTMTACSFGEIMERPLSYAVGNVRAAIERVTGEFVESALDYIDKEKDMNLIRYNFHYPAPSVHKGAYKGNPNLFVVSWMNFSFKDADFGWGEPVYFGPGYMDSEGKAFLLNDANGDGIIVAISLQASHMDAFKRFFYRDIEQESLISKL